DNA from Mesorhizobium sp. DCY119:
CTGACCTTCGACCAGAACACGCTGGAGCGGCTGAAGCCGCTGTCCGGCAACGCGGTGGACGCCGTCGTCTCCTGCGGCAAGACGCGGTTCTCCGAAGCAATGCTGTTCACCCATCGTGGCGTCAGCGGGCCTTCGATCCTGCAGATTTCATCCTATTGGCGCGAGGGCGACGAGATCGCCATTTCGATGGCGCCGGGAACCGATATCTTCGAAGTGCTCCGTGTCGCGCGCGCGCAGAACGGCAAACAGGCGCTGCAAACCGCCTTGTCGGCACATCTGCCGAAGAAGCTGGCGCAGACCATCGCTGAAGAGCTCGGCATGACCGGCCATCTTGCGGATTTCTCTGACAAGCAGCTCCGAATTGCCGAAGGCAGAGTCAACGGCTGGCGAGTGAAACCTGCCGGCTCGGAAGGCTACCGCACAGCCGAAGTAACGCTCGGTGGCGTCGATACGCGCGATCTCGATTCGAAGACGATGGCGGCGAAAGCAGTGCCGGGCCTTTATTTCATCGGCGAGGTTGTCGATGTAACCGGTTGGCTCGGCGGCTATAATTTCCAGTGGGCGTGGTCTTCCGGCTGGTGCGCGGGGCAGGCGGCATGAGCATCGTGATGGACGGTGTGCTGGCTGAGGAAGGCGATTTTGTCCCGCGCCCGCATCAGCTCGTCGCACGCGATGCCATTCTGGCGGCGCGCGAAAAGGGCCGTCCCGGCTTCCTGCTCGGCGATCTCACCGGCCTTGGCAAGACGCTGTCGGCATGGCTGGCGGTGTCGGCGATGCCGGAGGCGGACGTTCTCGTCATCTGCCCCAAGGGTGCCATTCCTCAGTGGAGGCGTACCATCGCGCGGTCTCCCGACGCAAAAAAGCGCGTCACCATCATGAATTTCGAGCGGACTAAATCGCTGCTGGCGCCGCCTGCCGCCAGCACCAAGCGTTCGACGCGGGCGAAGAACAACGAGCTTGCGCGGCATGGCGCGCCCAAGCGCATCTGGCCGATCGTCATCATCGACGAGAGCCATCGCATCCGCAATCCGGGCGCCCAGCAGGGACTGGTGTGCCGGCAGATGGCGGCGGCGGCCAATTTCACCATCTATATGAGCGCGACCGCCGGGCAGTCGCCGCACGAACTGTCCTATCTCGGCAAGTTGCTGGCCTATGCGACCGGTGGCGCAAGCGGCGAGATCGACGATTTCCGCAAGCTGATGAAGCGGCTGGGCATCGGCCGCGCCAAGGGGCGCTGGAAGAACTGGTCGTGGGAGCCGAATGAGACCGACCGCAAGACCATGTCGGACCTTCTCTATCGCGGCGAAAACGCCATCGGCATGCGCCGCCGCCCCGAAGACATCGCCGGCTGGCCGGAAGTTCAGCGCGAGCTGGCGCCGACGGCGCTCGATGCTGCAGGGCAGCGGCTCTACGATTCGACATGGCGGGAGTTCCGCCGCGAACTCGGGCTTCTAGGCGGCAGCACGCGGCGGGCCGCCGGGTGGGCGGCCGATCTGCGCTTTCGCCAGAAGGCCAGCCTGATCCGCACCACCGGCACGGTGGAATTCGCCGACGATCTTCTGGCTAACGGCCAGCAGGTGGCGATCTCGGTGGCGTTCCTTGAAACCAGCGCCATGCTGGCCGAAAAGCTCGCCGGGCGCGGCTGGGCGGTCGGCGAAATCAACGGCGAACAGTCGGGCGATGCCAATGAACGCACGCGCGTGGCCTTCCAGACCGGGCAACTGGACGCTGTTATCTTCACCGTCACCGAATCGATCTCGCTGCACCAGGGCGAAATGCCGGGCGGCGAGCGCGAGCGTTCGCTGGTCGTTCACGACATGCGCCACAGCGCCATCCAGCTTCAGCAGATCGAAGGCCGCTGCCATCGCGACGGCAAACGCGCCATCATCTACTACGCCTATGCCGAGGGCACGGTGGAGGAGCGCATCGGTGCGACCGTCATTGCCCGCATGATGTCGATGGACGGCATGGCGGGCGACGATACACGGCTGCTCGAGGAGATCGCGGCGGTGGTGGGCGTTTAGGAAAGCATTCCCGCCAACCGCTGGCGCCCCGAAAAAATGACTGTGGCGCTGCTTTTTGCGTGACGAATGCGCGAAAAGGGTGCAGGCGAGCCACCCCGTTCCGGCACGCCTGGAGGATCACCATGATGAATCCGGCTATAGCCACCGATCCGCGCCGCGCCGATTATCTCGACAGCACCTATTCCTGGACGCGCCTTGCCATTTCGGTGCTTGTCGCGACGATAGGCGGTGTCGGCATGTGGGCGGTGGTGGTCGTGCTGCCGGCGGTGCAGGGCGAATTCGGCATCGATCGCGCTGATGCCTCGCTGCCTTACACAATGACGATGCTCGGCTTTGCCGTCGGCAATGTGGTGATCGGGCGCTTCATCGACCGGGTCGGCTTCATGCTGCCGGCGCTTGTTGCAGCCGTTGCCCTTGGCGCCGGCTTCATTCTTGCAGCCTTGGCCACATCGGTCATTCAATTCGCCGTCATCCAGGGACTTCTGATCGGGATTGGTTCTTCTACAACCTTCGGCCCCTTGATCGCCGATATTTCGCACTGGTTCGACCGCCGCCGTGGCGTGGCGGTCGCAGCAGCCGCCTGCGGCAACTATCTGGCCGGTGCTTTGTGGCCGTTGGGCATGCAGGATTTCATCCCGTCCTATGGCTGGCGCGCGACCTATATCGGCATCGGCGTCATCTGCCTTGTGACGATGATACCGCTGCTGCTGTTTCTGAAGCGCAAGGTGCCGGTTGAGGCGCATTCCGGTGCCTCCGGCTCGGGTTCGAAGCGGCAGGTACAGACGATCGGCGTGTCGCCAGCCGTCTTGCAAGGCCTGCTGATCGTTGCCGGTCTCGGGTGCTGCGTGGCGATGTCGATGCCGCAGGTTCACATCGTCGCCTATTGCATGGATCTCGGATATGGCGTGGCGCGGGGAACCGAGATGCTCGCGCTGATGCTGGCGGGCGGCATCGTCAGCCGCCTGGTTTCGGGTTTTCTGGCAGACAGGATAGGCGGCATCAGGACGCTTCTCATAGGCTCGGTCCTGCAAGGCATCTCGCTGCTTCTCTACATTCCATTCGACGGGCTGGCTTCGCTCTACCTGGTGTCGCTGGTCTTCGGCCTTTCGCAAGGCGGCATCGTGCCGTGCTATGCGATCATCGTGCGCGAATACATGCCGGCGGCGGAAGCCGGCCAGCGCGTCGGCGTCGTTATCATGGCAACGATCGTCGGCATGGCGATCGGTGGCTGGATGTCCGGCTGGATCTACGATCTGACGGGATCCTATGCAGCTGCATTCCTGAACGGGATTGCCTGGAATCTGCTCAACGTCACTGTCATGGTGCTGTTGTTGTGGCGCTCGCGCATCGCGCAGCCAATCAGAGCCTGACCGGCTGCCGATCTGCTTTTCGTCAACCGCCTCTTAAAACCTTTCGCGCCATGATGCGGCCATGGTTGGTTTCGCGCTTCCAAAACTGAGATGGCTGGTGATCGGTGCCGCGGGCGCCGGCATATGGGCGATGACGCAAGAACCGCCATCGAAATTCCATGCCCAGCAACGGCCGTCAAAACCGGTGGAACGCAAGGCGGAATTGCCCGATACGCCGAAGAAGGCCGAATTACCCGATACGCCGGCGAAGATCGCGCCACCGGTGCCGCGTCCTTCGCAGGTGATCACCAGTTCCATCGCGCGGCCGGACCGTCCCGTGCCGGACAGAGCGGCCCGCTCAGATGATTCGCTCTACACGACCTCGCGCGTGAACATGCGGGCGACGGCGAACCTGTCAGCCTCCGTCGTGGCGACGCTGGGACCGGGTGAGGCGGTCAAGGTGATTATTCGCGACGGAAAATGGCAGCTCGTCTCGGTACGAGGGCGCAAGGGCTGGATCCACGGCGACTATCTGCGCCCTGCCGGCTTGGATGCGCCGCGACCGAGCCTGTCGGTACCGGGCAAGGCCACCAATGTCAGCACGAAGCCGGACATGCCTCGCGCCATCCGTCCTCAGGGCTATGTCGCTCCCAAATCCGAATCGACCAACCTGTTTTCCAAGGCCAAAGCCCTGTTTGGCGGACGCACGCCGATACGCGCGCCGCAGGAAGGCGATTGCCAGTGCCCTTACGATCTGATGATCAACGGGACGCAATGCGGCGACCACAGCGCTTATAGCCGCCGCAGCCGCCGGAACGTTCAGTGCTATCTGTGATCTAGGCAATTCCAGCAAAAGTGTGCAGCGGTTTTGCGTCCGGAATTGCGTAAAAACAACGCGTTAGCGTCCGCGCGCTAAAAGCCCGATCAGTAGGCCAACCACGGCGACGCCGACGACCGTTGCAGCCACCGGATTGTCACGGGCAGCCTGTTTCACGACGCGGGACTGTTTCGATATATGCGGAATAGCGTCGCTGACGCGCGCCATGAGATCTTCGTAGATATCCGATGCACCGTCGCGCGCATCCTCATAAGTGGCGGCACCGCGTTTCGACAGCGACTTCTTGAGCGATGACACTTCGCGGCGAAGCTTCACGATCTGATCCTCGAGATCGTCTTCTACGTCGTCGCGAAACCTTGAAAATACAGAAGCCATGTCGAAAAATCCTCAATTCGTCTGATGGGACCAAAACGGCGGGTGCCGGCTTTGGTTCCACTTCAAGAGAGAGGTTTTCTGGCAGGCGGCTGTTATTTTTCCGAGACGCCGGCCTCGGCAAAACTCGCCATGCCGGTGTGGCACTCCAGCGCCGAGCGGACGAGGTTGACGGCAAGACACGCGCCCGAGCCTTCGCCCAGGCGCATGCCGAGATCGAGCAGGGGATCGAGCTTGAGAGCTTGCAGCAGCGCGCGGTGCCCGGCCTCTGCCGAAACGTGGGCTGCGAGCGTATGGGCGAGGCCGTTCGGATCGAGTTTCGCCAGCGGTGCAGCGGCGGCGGTGCAGACAAAACCATCGAGCAGAACCGGAACGCCAAGCTGGCGCGCGGCAAGGGTTGCGCCGAG
Protein-coding regions in this window:
- a CDS encoding DEAD/DEAH box helicase family protein, which codes for MSIVMDGVLAEEGDFVPRPHQLVARDAILAAREKGRPGFLLGDLTGLGKTLSAWLAVSAMPEADVLVICPKGAIPQWRRTIARSPDAKKRVTIMNFERTKSLLAPPAASTKRSTRAKNNELARHGAPKRIWPIVIIDESHRIRNPGAQQGLVCRQMAAAANFTIYMSATAGQSPHELSYLGKLLAYATGGASGEIDDFRKLMKRLGIGRAKGRWKNWSWEPNETDRKTMSDLLYRGENAIGMRRRPEDIAGWPEVQRELAPTALDAAGQRLYDSTWREFRRELGLLGGSTRRAAGWAADLRFRQKASLIRTTGTVEFADDLLANGQQVAISVAFLETSAMLAEKLAGRGWAVGEINGEQSGDANERTRVAFQTGQLDAVIFTVTESISLHQGEMPGGERERSLVVHDMRHSAIQLQQIEGRCHRDGKRAIIYYAYAEGTVEERIGATVIARMMSMDGMAGDDTRLLEEIAAVVGV
- a CDS encoding MFS transporter, which produces MNPAIATDPRRADYLDSTYSWTRLAISVLVATIGGVGMWAVVVVLPAVQGEFGIDRADASLPYTMTMLGFAVGNVVIGRFIDRVGFMLPALVAAVALGAGFILAALATSVIQFAVIQGLLIGIGSSTTFGPLIADISHWFDRRRGVAVAAAACGNYLAGALWPLGMQDFIPSYGWRATYIGIGVICLVTMIPLLLFLKRKVPVEAHSGASGSGSKRQVQTIGVSPAVLQGLLIVAGLGCCVAMSMPQVHIVAYCMDLGYGVARGTEMLALMLAGGIVSRLVSGFLADRIGGIRTLLIGSVLQGISLLLYIPFDGLASLYLVSLVFGLSQGGIVPCYAIIVREYMPAAEAGQRVGVVIMATIVGMAIGGWMSGWIYDLTGSYAAAFLNGIAWNLLNVTVMVLLLWRSRIAQPIRA
- a CDS encoding SH3 domain-containing protein is translated as MTQEPPSKFHAQQRPSKPVERKAELPDTPKKAELPDTPAKIAPPVPRPSQVITSSIARPDRPVPDRAARSDDSLYTTSRVNMRATANLSASVVATLGPGEAVKVIIRDGKWQLVSVRGRKGWIHGDYLRPAGLDAPRPSLSVPGKATNVSTKPDMPRAIRPQGYVAPKSESTNLFSKAKALFGGRTPIRAPQEGDCQCPYDLMINGTQCGDHSAYSRRSRRNVQCYL
- a CDS encoding NAD(P)/FAD-dependent oxidoreductase — its product is MNSVDVLVIGAGAAGMMCAIEAGRRGRSVLVIDHASKPGEKIRISGGGRCNFTNIYASPKNFISQNPHFCISALSRYTQRDFIALVERYGIAYHEKTLGQLFCDGSSTQIIDMLLSEMNKQGAALRLATRAERIDRIDGGFAVKLTDGTVRCQSLVVASGGKSIPKMGATGFGYEVAAQFGVRVVETRPALVPLTFDQNTLERLKPLSGNAVDAVVSCGKTRFSEAMLFTHRGVSGPSILQISSYWREGDEIAISMAPGTDIFEVLRVARAQNGKQALQTALSAHLPKKLAQTIAEELGMTGHLADFSDKQLRIAEGRVNGWRVKPAGSEGYRTAEVTLGGVDTRDLDSKTMAAKAVPGLYFIGEVVDVTGWLGGYNFQWAWSSGWCAGQAA